A single Microcoleus sp. FACHB-672 DNA region contains:
- a CDS encoding Uma2 family endonuclease, whose translation MLKYNPLDCLPSSEDLPDSDDTPVDNELQDLIPGLLKAILALLWANRWDWFFGVDMGIYYEPNELAIVPDGFLSIGVERFFHEDLRLSYLLWEENRVPTLVLEVVSHKRRGEYSKKKEFYAEMEVPYYVVYNPRRRKKPPLEVYFLVDGQYILQQGNPVWLPEIGLGIGAERGTYQGITREWLYWYDQQETRFLTPEERIVQAEQRAERLAAQLRALGIDPDAGDS comes from the coding sequence ATGTTAAAGTACAACCCGCTAGATTGCTTACCCTCCTCCGAAGATCTACCAGACTCAGATGATACGCCGGTGGATAACGAACTACAAGATTTAATCCCAGGTTTGCTCAAAGCAATCCTAGCCTTGCTGTGGGCCAATCGCTGGGATTGGTTCTTTGGCGTTGACATGGGAATTTACTACGAACCCAATGAACTGGCAATCGTGCCAGATGGTTTTCTTAGCATAGGAGTTGAGCGGTTTTTTCATGAAGACTTGCGCCTGAGTTATCTACTTTGGGAAGAAAATCGCGTTCCTACTTTAGTCTTAGAAGTCGTCTCCCATAAACGCCGGGGAGAATACAGCAAAAAGAAAGAATTCTATGCCGAAATGGAAGTGCCCTACTATGTGGTTTATAACCCGCGCCGGCGCAAGAAACCGCCCTTAGAAGTGTATTTTTTAGTAGATGGACAATATATATTGCAACAAGGTAATCCCGTTTGGTTGCCAGAAATTGGTTTAGGGATTGGCGCAGAACGGGGAACCTACCAGGGAATCACACGGGAATGGCTGTATTGGTACGATCAGCAAGAAACGAGATTTCTAACGCCAGAAGAACGCATTGTGCAAGCGGAACAACGCGCTGAAAGATTAGCCGCGCAATTAAGAGCGCTTGGTATAGATCCAGATGCCGGTGATTCTTAA
- a CDS encoding ATP-binding sensor histidine kinase → MGNATINLLGYSVIEQIYSGTRTLVYRGIRETDRQPVVIKVLRNEFPPFNELVHFRNQYIIGKNLDLPGIIKTYSLERYYNSFALILEDFGGISLCSYLTSVAETSNQASKTSGLPISLFFSIAIQVAHTLDALCRHRVIHKDLKPANIVINPISKEVKLIDFSIASLLPRETQEIQNPNILEGTLPYISPEQTGRMNRGIDYRTDFYSLGVTFYELLTGQLPFQTDDPMDLVHCHLAKQAIPVHHLNENVPPVLSEIVSKLMAKNAEHRYQSALGLEYDLQSCLSQWKDAGETANFDLATRDLCDRFIIPEKLYGRENEVLALLAAFERVSAGSAEMMLVAGFSGIGKTAVVNEVHKPIVRQRGYFIKGKFDQFQRNLPFSAFVQAFRDLMAQLLSETDAKVEQWKTQILTALGENAQVIVDVIPELERIIGEQTPAPELTGTAAQNRFNRLFENFISVFTTQEHPLVIFLDDLQWVDLASLNLIQLRTSDHERRYLFLMGAYRDNEVSPVHPLMLTLSDIQKAGATVNTITLEPLGVSDLNSLIADTLACSTALALPLTDLVYQKTKGNPFFSTQFLKFLYKDGLIAFNFEARYWQCDIVQVRTLALTDDVVEFMALQLRKLPDPTQEILKLAACIGNQFDLATLGIVNEKSPIGTANILWKALQEGLIIPVSEVYKFYQGEENGELAIGQKKSDPLPTYKFLHDRVQQAAYSLIPENEKQATHLKIGQLLLHNSSEIQREEKLFDIVGHLNLGQELITLSSDREALAQLNIKAGGKARDSTAYAAGMLYLQTGIDLLTANCWQSQYELTLNLYVAAAEAAYLNGDFDSMEQIAALVLQKAQTILDKVKIYEIQIAAQTAQSKTLEAIAIARDALGQLGVEFPTAPDEAKIGKALQDLATQLQDRQIEEMANLPLMSDPQIQAAMPLLGMLFAPILQGIPGLVPILSSTMVSLSLEFGNAPASTVGYAIHGMVLCAFLGEVETGYSFGKLALNLLAQFNTREFKCITHNMFGAFIQHHQDAMRAGIPTLKEGYLAGMETGDFLNAGYNIATYSYINFFGGVELDTWEPELAGYSAALAKVKQYSAQTYLHMEQQMLKNLREVVSQPDCLMGTAYDERVMIPKHYQDHEFSAIALVYIYKQVLAYSFGNYPAALDYTNQAKQYSMAVSGLILVSIFHFYAALTHLALFPTQPEQAQAGILAQVETHQSILYQAAQKAPMNHLHKWYLVEAERQRVLGHKANALEMYDLAISGAKNNEYVNEEALANELAAKFYLEWGKEKIAQVYLVDAYYGYARWGAKAKVDDLEDRYPQLLVSILQQNRTDPFEAGTISKGTFSISSTHQTLAGSTSTTVIDLPTVIKASQVLSSEIQIDQLLTTLMQVVVKNAGAQTGVLILNEEGGWKIAVHCLNRQGCFLQDILIEQSQEIPQTLINYVKRTQKPLVFDDAGTHLTFASDPYMKQHQPKSILCTPILHQGKMMAILYLENNLATGAFTGDRVAILNILCSQAAISLQNARLYQQSQEYAQKLELYLNNLKQMQLQLVQSEKMSALGNLVAGVAHEINNPVGFLLGNLQPAQDYLRDLFNLLDLYQDKFANPGAEIEAEIEAIDLEYLREDLPKLINSMNEGVDRIRNISTSLRTFSRADSDRPVPFNIHEGIDSTLLILKHRLKASERRPAIEIVKEYGNLPLVECFPGQLNQVFMNILANAIDALEDSNKGRSFKEIQNFPNLITIQTAQDKESERVLIRIKDNGAGMSDEVQEKIFDHLFTTKPVGEGTGLGLSIARQIVLEKHRGTLEVNSSIGQGSELIISIPLKG, encoded by the coding sequence ATGGGTAACGCGACGATAAATCTTTTGGGTTACAGCGTAATTGAGCAAATATACTCAGGAACTCGAACTCTGGTTTATCGGGGTATCCGAGAAACAGACCGACAACCTGTTGTTATCAAAGTGCTTCGCAATGAGTTTCCTCCCTTTAATGAACTCGTTCACTTCCGCAACCAGTACATCATTGGCAAAAATCTCGATCTTCCTGGCATCATCAAAACCTACAGCCTGGAAAGGTACTATAACAGCTTCGCTTTAATTCTGGAAGATTTTGGTGGCATTTCCTTGTGTAGCTACCTCACTTCTGTCGCAGAAACCAGCAACCAAGCCTCTAAAACTTCTGGCTTACCCATATCCTTGTTTTTCTCCATCGCGATTCAAGTTGCCCATACCCTTGACGCACTGTGCCGGCATCGTGTCATCCACAAAGACCTCAAACCCGCAAATATTGTAATTAATCCTATTAGTAAAGAGGTAAAACTGATTGACTTCAGCATTGCCTCCTTATTGCCACGCGAAACCCAAGAAATTCAAAATCCTAATATTCTTGAAGGCACCCTACCTTATATATCTCCCGAACAAACAGGGCGCATGAATCGGGGAATTGATTACCGCACAGATTTCTACTCTCTCGGAGTCACTTTCTACGAATTGCTAACGGGACAGTTGCCTTTTCAAACGGATGACCCGATGGACTTGGTCCATTGTCACCTTGCTAAGCAGGCGATTCCAGTTCATCACCTTAATGAAAACGTTCCGCCAGTATTGTCGGAAATTGTTAGCAAACTGATGGCAAAGAATGCAGAACATCGCTATCAAAGTGCATTGGGACTAGAGTACGATTTGCAAAGTTGTTTATCCCAGTGGAAAGATGCCGGTGAAACAGCTAACTTTGATTTAGCAACACGAGATTTGTGCGATCGCTTCATCATCCCAGAAAAGCTGTACGGTCGGGAAAACGAAGTGTTAGCCTTACTAGCGGCATTTGAGCGAGTCAGTGCAGGAAGTGCCGAAATGATGCTCGTTGCCGGGTTTTCCGGCATTGGCAAAACCGCTGTCGTCAACGAAGTTCACAAACCAATTGTGAGACAGCGAGGCTACTTCATTAAAGGCAAGTTCGACCAATTTCAGCGCAACCTTCCTTTCAGTGCTTTTGTACAGGCTTTTCGAGATTTGATGGCGCAATTGCTGAGCGAAACGGACGCTAAAGTTGAGCAGTGGAAGACTCAAATCCTGACAGCATTGGGCGAGAATGCTCAAGTAATTGTTGACGTGATTCCCGAACTAGAGCGGATTATTGGAGAGCAAACCCCCGCACCAGAACTGACTGGGACTGCTGCCCAAAATCGATTCAATCGGTTATTCGAGAACTTCATCTCTGTCTTCACCACCCAAGAACATCCCCTCGTTATTTTCTTGGACGACTTGCAATGGGTTGATTTAGCCTCATTGAACTTGATTCAACTACGGACAAGCGATCACGAGCGCCGCTATCTTTTCTTAATGGGAGCTTATCGAGATAACGAAGTTAGTCCAGTACACCCTTTAATGCTGACATTATCCGACATTCAAAAAGCCGGAGCAACGGTAAACACCATTACTCTAGAGCCGCTTGGAGTCTCGGATTTGAATTCTTTAATTGCCGATACCCTAGCTTGTTCTACAGCGTTAGCTTTGCCTCTAACCGACCTGGTTTATCAAAAAACCAAAGGAAATCCATTTTTTAGTACGCAATTTCTCAAATTTTTGTATAAAGATGGGCTGATTGCGTTTAATTTTGAGGCTCGGTATTGGCAGTGCGATATAGTCCAAGTGCGGACATTGGCACTAACGGATGATGTAGTGGAGTTCATGGCACTTCAGTTGCGAAAGTTGCCGGATCCAACGCAAGAAATTTTAAAGTTAGCTGCCTGCATCGGGAACCAATTCGATTTGGCAACATTAGGAATTGTTAATGAAAAATCGCCTATAGGAACAGCAAATATATTGTGGAAAGCGCTACAAGAAGGGCTGATTATACCCGTAAGCGAGGTTTATAAATTTTACCAGGGAGAAGAAAATGGGGAATTAGCAATCGGTCAGAAAAAATCAGACCCCTTACCAACCTACAAATTTTTACATGATCGCGTTCAACAAGCAGCCTATTCACTGATTCCTGAAAACGAAAAGCAAGCAACTCATCTCAAAATTGGACAATTGCTACTTCACAATTCCTCGGAGATTCAAAGAGAGGAAAAACTGTTTGATATTGTCGGACATTTGAATTTAGGACAAGAATTAATTACTCTATCGAGCGACCGGGAAGCGTTAGCCCAACTCAACATCAAAGCCGGAGGTAAAGCCAGAGATTCTACCGCCTACGCTGCGGGAATGCTTTATCTGCAAACAGGCATTGATCTACTGACCGCGAACTGTTGGCAAAGTCAGTATGAATTGACCCTGAACCTCTATGTGGCGGCAGCCGAAGCTGCCTATTTGAATGGTGACTTTGACAGCATGGAACAGATCGCAGCACTGGTGTTGCAAAAAGCCCAGACAATCTTAGACAAAGTTAAAATTTACGAAATTCAAATCGCCGCTCAGACAGCACAAAGCAAGACATTGGAAGCCATTGCAATAGCAAGAGATGCCCTGGGGCAATTGGGAGTTGAATTTCCTACTGCACCTGACGAAGCTAAGATTGGCAAAGCGCTACAAGACCTTGCCACCCAACTCCAGGATAGACAGATTGAAGAAATGGCTAATCTTCCTCTGATGAGCGATCCTCAGATTCAGGCAGCTATGCCACTGTTAGGAATGTTATTTGCACCCATTCTCCAGGGAATTCCGGGCTTAGTGCCTATACTTAGCTCGACGATGGTGAGTTTATCGCTCGAGTTTGGGAATGCACCCGCATCGACAGTAGGTTATGCGATTCACGGCATGGTGTTATGTGCCTTTTTGGGAGAGGTAGAAACAGGCTATAGCTTTGGTAAATTGGCGCTGAATTTGCTTGCTCAGTTCAATACACGAGAATTTAAGTGCATTACTCATAATATGTTTGGGGCTTTTATTCAGCATCATCAAGATGCTATGAGGGCAGGGATACCAACGCTGAAAGAGGGCTATCTGGCTGGCATGGAAACTGGCGATTTTCTCAACGCTGGTTACAACATAGCTACTTACAGCTACATCAACTTTTTCGGTGGGGTAGAGCTGGATACTTGGGAACCCGAACTAGCAGGCTACAGCGCTGCCTTAGCTAAGGTAAAGCAATATTCTGCTCAGACTTATTTGCATATGGAGCAGCAGATGTTGAAGAATCTGAGGGAAGTTGTGAGTCAACCAGATTGCTTAATGGGAACTGCTTACGATGAAAGAGTAATGATTCCTAAGCACTATCAGGATCATGAATTTAGTGCGATCGCCCTTGTCTACATCTACAAACAGGTGCTTGCTTACTCTTTTGGTAATTATCCCGCTGCCCTCGACTACACTAACCAAGCCAAACAGTATTCGATGGCAGTATCAGGATTAATTCTTGTTTCCATTTTCCATTTCTATGCAGCCCTGACGCACCTGGCATTGTTCCCTACACAACCAGAGCAAGCGCAAGCTGGAATTCTTGCTCAGGTGGAAACCCATCAAAGCATTCTGTACCAGGCGGCGCAAAAGGCTCCCATGAATCATCTGCATAAGTGGTATTTAGTGGAGGCAGAACGGCAACGGGTTTTGGGTCATAAGGCGAATGCACTTGAAATGTATGATCTCGCCATTTCTGGAGCCAAAAACAACGAATACGTGAATGAAGAAGCCCTTGCCAACGAATTGGCTGCTAAATTCTACCTGGAATGGGGAAAAGAAAAAATCGCTCAGGTGTATCTGGTAGATGCTTATTATGGCTACGCTCGTTGGGGAGCTAAAGCGAAGGTTGACGATCTAGAAGACCGCTATCCTCAACTGCTGGTTTCTATTTTGCAACAGAATAGAACTGATCCATTCGAGGCCGGCACTATCTCTAAGGGCACCTTCTCCATCTCTAGTACGCACCAAACACTTGCTGGAAGTACCAGTACTACTGTCATAGATTTACCAACAGTAATCAAAGCTTCTCAAGTTCTTTCTAGTGAAATACAGATCGACCAGCTGCTCACGACTCTCATGCAAGTGGTGGTGAAAAATGCCGGTGCTCAAACAGGAGTCTTAATTTTAAACGAAGAGGGAGGCTGGAAAATCGCTGTACACTGTCTCAATCGTCAAGGCTGTTTTCTCCAAGATATTTTGATTGAGCAAAGCCAAGAAATTCCCCAGACTCTCATTAATTACGTTAAACGCACCCAGAAACCTCTAGTTTTTGATGATGCCGGCACTCACTTAACATTTGCTTCTGACCCCTACATGAAGCAGCATCAACCAAAAAGTATTCTATGTACTCCTATTCTCCATCAAGGCAAAATGATGGCAATTCTATATCTAGAGAATAATCTGGCTACAGGGGCATTCACCGGCGATCGCGTTGCTATCCTTAATATTCTATGTTCTCAAGCAGCAATTTCTTTACAAAATGCTCGTTTGTATCAGCAATCCCAGGAATATGCCCAAAAACTAGAACTGTATCTCAACAATCTCAAACAGATGCAACTACAACTGGTGCAAAGCGAAAAAATGTCTGCGCTTGGCAATCTAGTAGCTGGAGTTGCTCACGAAATTAATAATCCCGTCGGCTTCCTTTTAGGAAACTTGCAGCCGGCTCAAGATTACCTGCGAGATTTATTTAACCTGCTCGACCTCTATCAAGACAAATTTGCCAATCCGGGAGCAGAAATTGAAGCAGAAATTGAAGCAATCGATTTAGAGTATTTGCGAGAAGATTTGCCCAAACTGATTAACTCGATGAATGAGGGTGTTGATCGCATTCGTAATATCAGTACGAGTCTAAGAACTTTTTCGAGGGCAGATAGTGATCGTCCCGTTCCTTTTAATATTCACGAGGGAATAGACAGCACTCTCTTGATTCTCAAGCACCGATTAAAAGCGAGCGAGCGCCGGCCTGCTATTGAAATCGTGAAAGAGTATGGCAACTTGCCCCTCGTGGAGTGCTTCCCCGGACAGTTGAATCAGGTATTTATGAATATCTTGGCGAATGCCATTGATGCTTTGGAGGATTCCAATAAGGGACGTAGCTTTAAGGAAATTCAAAACTTCCCTAATTTGATTACGATTCAAACAGCTCAAGACAAAGAAAGCGAACGGGTTTTGATTAGAATTAAGGATAATGGAGCGGGAATGTCGGATGAAGTGCAGGAAAAAATCTTTGATCATCTCTTCACAACAAAGCCAGTGGGTGAAGGAACCGGCTTAGGACTATCGATTGCCCGTCAAATTGTTTTGGAGAAACATAGAGGAACGTTGGAAGTAAATTCTTCTATTGGGCAGGGTTCCGAGTTGATTATTTCTATTCCGCTTAAGGGATAA
- a CDS encoding FAD-dependent oxidoreductase: MQRSQSISKRQSLISLTLGLTWLVSLIPTGIAAPPRSPDKEESCEILVTGGGLAGAATAYEGLLAGRTVCLTEITDWVGGQISAQGTSALDERPTQRQQLYYPRGYLEFRQRIKNEYGRLNPGACWVSESCFLPSDGHELLFGLLKDAAKRGKGKLKWYPNTVVKEVQTNASGNLITGAVAIQHEPAAGTAPLNTEPLSQTIEDAYRYENSRRFDKTIIRFVPAATNSKSKSPAPAPWYVVDATETGELIALADVPYRLGIDPRSALEPSSSSAEGDPFCTQGFTYTFAMQATEKPQEHKEPAFYSQYAPYYSYELPRLASFPLVFTYRRILSTNPDRKQPPNPKDFPIDAGDISMQNWTWGNDYRPGTEVDNLIYTREQLEESGQLESGGWLGGLRTEALRKGEENALGYFHWLVAGTTDSQLGDGVKKPYPNNRFVSGLNSPMGTAHGLSKYPYMREGRRIIGRPSLAHPQGFMVSEVDISRKDYREDYYRLNLLPEEYRNLWTALAGLDAPNIITDKKPVEEAKPRTRSSIFPDSVGIGHYAIDFHPCMTQSPPETPGNTEREGERRGAGTAYPFQIPLRAMIPQKIDNMLVAGKSIATTHIAAAAYRVHSFEWSAGAAAGVTADFALENGLMPYKLVERIPIFDPTLYALQQRLQLNGNPVAFPDTSIFNRSWENWK, from the coding sequence ATGCAGCGATCACAAAGCATTAGCAAAAGACAATCACTGATTAGCTTAACCCTAGGCTTGACTTGGCTAGTATCCCTCATCCCCACCGGCATTGCCGCACCCCCCAGAAGCCCGGATAAAGAAGAATCCTGTGAAATTTTAGTCACTGGCGGCGGACTTGCCGGCGCGGCGACTGCTTACGAAGGTTTACTTGCCGGCAGAACAGTTTGCCTCACCGAAATCACCGACTGGGTGGGAGGTCAAATTTCTGCCCAAGGCACCTCTGCACTCGATGAACGCCCGACACAGCGGCAACAGCTATATTATCCTCGCGGCTATTTGGAATTTAGACAGCGAATCAAGAACGAGTACGGCAGACTGAATCCCGGTGCTTGTTGGGTGAGTGAATCGTGTTTTCTGCCCTCCGACGGCCACGAACTGCTATTTGGTTTGCTTAAAGACGCTGCTAAACGGGGAAAAGGCAAGCTTAAATGGTATCCCAATACTGTTGTAAAAGAGGTGCAAACAAACGCCTCTGGCAACTTAATTACTGGCGCAGTTGCGATTCAACATGAACCGGCTGCCGGCACTGCGCCACTGAATACAGAACCCCTTTCTCAAACAATTGAAGACGCGTATCGTTACGAGAATTCACGCCGGTTTGATAAAACCATTATCCGCTTCGTTCCGGCAGCCACTAATTCTAAATCGAAATCCCCAGCCCCTGCTCCGTGGTACGTTGTAGACGCCACAGAAACCGGCGAATTGATTGCCCTTGCAGACGTTCCCTACCGGCTGGGTATTGATCCTCGTTCTGCCTTAGAACCTTCTTCTTCTAGCGCAGAGGGTGATCCATTCTGCACTCAAGGCTTCACCTATACCTTTGCAATGCAAGCCACGGAGAAGCCCCAAGAGCATAAAGAACCGGCTTTTTATTCTCAATATGCGCCCTATTACAGCTATGAATTGCCCCGCTTAGCCAGTTTTCCGCTTGTTTTCACCTATCGGCGCATTTTGAGCACCAACCCGGATCGCAAACAACCCCCAAACCCGAAAGATTTCCCCATCGATGCCGGTGATATTTCCATGCAAAACTGGACATGGGGCAACGATTACCGGCCCGGAACCGAGGTGGATAATCTGATTTATACCCGCGAACAATTGGAAGAAAGTGGTCAATTGGAATCGGGGGGATGGCTGGGTGGACTGCGAACAGAAGCTTTGCGAAAGGGTGAAGAAAACGCCCTGGGTTACTTTCACTGGTTGGTAGCGGGAACAACGGATTCTCAACTCGGAGATGGGGTGAAAAAGCCATATCCAAATAACCGTTTTGTATCGGGTTTAAATTCCCCAATGGGAACGGCGCATGGCTTATCTAAATATCCTTATATGCGAGAAGGACGTCGCATTATTGGCCGGCCTAGTTTGGCGCATCCTCAAGGTTTTATGGTGTCGGAAGTTGATATTTCTCGCAAGGATTATCGGGAAGATTACTATCGCCTGAATTTGTTGCCAGAAGAGTATCGCAACTTGTGGACAGCCCTTGCCGGCTTAGATGCGCCAAATATCATTACAGATAAGAAGCCGGTTGAGGAAGCGAAGCCGAGAACGCGTTCGAGTATCTTCCCCGATTCTGTGGGAATTGGTCACTACGCCATCGACTTCCACCCTTGCATGACGCAAAGCCCTCCTGAAACTCCAGGCAATACTGAGCGTGAGGGTGAGCGTCGAGGTGCCGGCACGGCTTATCCCTTCCAAATTCCTCTGCGGGCGATGATTCCCCAGAAAATTGACAATATGCTGGTTGCCGGTAAAAGTATTGCCACCACTCACATTGCCGCCGCTGCTTATCGGGTGCATTCTTTTGAATGGTCTGCCGGCGCGGCTGCCGGTGTCACGGCTGATTTTGCCTTGGAAAATGGACTCATGCCTTACAAGCTGGTGGAGCGAATTCCGATCTTTGATCCGACGCTGTACGCACTGCAACAGCGCCTTCAGTTGAATGGCAACCCAGTTGCTTTTCCAGATACTTCAATTTTCAACCGTTCTTGGGAAAATTGGAAATAA
- a CDS encoding class I SAM-dependent methyltransferase — protein MRLTPSQIANLENFLQKTRDDIYPEPPSPEHTRLTYKLFNYCLNKIDLPPKAKILDVGCGQGIALEMFKEKGYLPVGITLGQEDLNACRAQGYEVYEMDQSFLEFGDAEFDFIWCRHCIEHSIFPYYTLSEFYRVLKPEAYLYIEVPAPDTCTTHQSNPNHYSVLGKSMWYQLIKRAGFKMIDNADIKFPIQVKSRETGEIIDGIDNYWAFISKKNN, from the coding sequence ATGCGGCTCACTCCCTCTCAAATCGCTAATCTAGAAAATTTCCTGCAAAAAACAAGAGATGATATTTATCCAGAACCACCAAGTCCGGAACACACCCGATTAACTTATAAACTGTTTAACTATTGTTTAAATAAAATTGATTTACCTCCCAAAGCCAAAATTTTAGATGTGGGGTGCGGGCAAGGAATTGCCTTAGAAATGTTTAAAGAGAAAGGATATTTACCAGTTGGAATTACCTTGGGTCAAGAAGACCTCAATGCCTGTCGTGCCCAGGGATATGAGGTTTACGAAATGGATCAATCTTTTTTAGAATTTGGGGATGCTGAGTTTGATTTCATTTGGTGCCGGCATTGTATCGAACATAGCATTTTTCCTTATTACACTTTATCTGAATTCTATCGGGTATTAAAACCTGAAGCTTATTTATATATAGAAGTGCCGGCACCCGATACCTGTACAACACACCAAAGTAACCCAAATCATTACAGTGTTTTAGGGAAAAGTATGTGGTATCAGTTAATTAAACGTGCGGGATTTAAAATGATTGACAACGCAGATATTAAATTTCCCATTCAAGTCAAAAGTAGAGAAACGGGAGAAATTATAGACGGCATTGATAATTACTGGGCATTTATCAGCAAAAAAAATAACTAA
- a CDS encoding serine/threonine protein kinase, with protein MLQAQQILQGRYQLHRQLGNHAGRQTWLAKDLNAPSPEVSLNGAPVIVKLLAFSPQMQWEELKLFEREAQVLKQLNHVRIPQYRDYFSIDKEMGAGLHWFALVHDYIPGFSLQQILDRGERFTESQVRSIATGILEILMYLHELNPPVLHRDIKPSNLIWGKDKQIYLVDFGAVQDPVAAEGVTFTVVGSAGYAPLEQFWGRAVPASDLYAAGATLIHLLTGTSPADLPQNNLRIQFRDHVSLNPKFISWIETLTEPDLTRRFSTASQALEALKTGKSLHLPLPTIPQPAGSRVKLSKSSLHLGVQIPKSALSFYGLIKILFQLILTVGFLPFQLLLGSLVFFGLISLFASGLFSITLSCLVALPILLAVKVWIDTTQEIANLQNDFNTTLLTYWGQQNLDFHKNQFKIEEQLFGYGKNRSEIGKISEIKKITPIFSQGVIIETQNEQYLFGKHLSKPEVLWLAQEIEEWVQRAKERQA; from the coding sequence ATGCTGCAAGCACAACAAATCTTACAGGGACGTTATCAACTCCATCGGCAATTAGGAAATCATGCCGGTCGTCAAACATGGCTGGCAAAGGATTTAAACGCCCCATCTCCAGAGGTATCCCTTAACGGCGCGCCTGTCATTGTTAAATTGCTGGCGTTTAGTCCGCAGATGCAGTGGGAGGAACTTAAACTCTTTGAACGGGAAGCTCAAGTTCTTAAGCAGCTAAATCATGTCAGGATTCCCCAATATCGTGACTATTTTTCCATAGACAAGGAAATGGGAGCCGGTTTACATTGGTTTGCACTGGTACACGACTACATCCCTGGCTTTTCCTTGCAACAGATCCTAGATCGGGGTGAGCGCTTTACCGAGTCTCAAGTGCGCTCAATTGCCACCGGCATCTTAGAAATTTTAATGTACTTGCATGAATTGAATCCGCCGGTACTCCATCGCGATATTAAACCCAGCAATCTGATCTGGGGAAAAGACAAGCAAATTTATCTCGTTGATTTTGGGGCTGTGCAAGATCCTGTTGCTGCCGAAGGTGTGACTTTTACGGTTGTGGGAAGTGCCGGCTATGCGCCTCTAGAACAGTTTTGGGGACGCGCGGTGCCGGCATCGGATCTGTATGCTGCCGGTGCCACTCTAATTCATTTGCTCACCGGCACTTCACCTGCTGACTTACCCCAAAATAATTTACGCATTCAATTTCGAGATCACGTCAGCCTAAATCCCAAGTTTATTAGCTGGATTGAAACCCTGACTGAACCTGATTTAACTCGACGATTTAGCACAGCTAGCCAAGCATTAGAAGCGCTTAAAACTGGCAAATCTCTGCACCTACCTCTGCCAACGATTCCTCAGCCTGCCGGCAGCCGTGTGAAGCTGAGCAAATCTTCCCTTCATTTAGGCGTTCAAATTCCTAAATCGGCCCTGTCATTTTATGGTCTGATCAAAATCTTATTTCAATTAATTCTGACTGTCGGGTTTCTCCCTTTTCAGCTACTTCTCGGTTCTCTGGTATTTTTTGGTTTAATTTCTTTATTTGCTTCTGGTTTATTTTCTATTACTTTATCATGTTTAGTTGCTTTACCAATTTTATTGGCGGTTAAAGTCTGGATAGACACTACTCAAGAAATTGCGAACTTACAAAATGATTTTAATACCACCTTGCTAACCTACTGGGGGCAGCAAAATCTTGATTTTCATAAAAACCAATTTAAAATTGAGGAGCAGCTGTTCGGTTATGGCAAAAATCGGTCGGAAATAGGGAAAATTTCAGAGATTAAAAAGATTACACCCATTTTTTCTCAAGGAGTTATCATTGAAACCCAGAACGAGCAATATTTATTTGGAAAGCATTTGAGTAAACCTGAAGTGCTTTGGCTAGCTCAAGAAATTGAAGAGTGGGTTCAGCGAGCCAAAGAAAGGCAAGCGTGA